In Bacteroidota bacterium, one DNA window encodes the following:
- a CDS encoding M48 family metallopeptidase: MIIAGISVEIVQKNIKNIHLAVYPPDGHVRLAAPANVNRKTLELYVTSKLAWIRKQRRKCANQDRQSPRKYVDRETHYVFGRPYLLRVRETNDEHRYRAVRIHGKSYLELFVRSDDGVEEKADLLKEWYRAELKKELAVLISKWERIIGVNARSYRVVSMKTKWGSCNPDLKSININLELAKKPVGCIEYVLAHELLHLIERKHNDAFRQYLDKRLPKWKSIRAELNALPVAT; encoded by the coding sequence ATGATTATCGCTGGTATTTCTGTTGAAATCGTCCAGAAAAATATCAAGAACATTCATCTGGCGGTGTATCCTCCGGACGGACATGTCAGATTGGCTGCGCCAGCAAACGTAAACCGTAAGACGCTGGAGCTATACGTGACTTCGAAACTTGCATGGATACGAAAGCAGCGGAGGAAGTGTGCGAATCAAGATCGACAATCGCCTCGGAAATATGTTGATCGGGAAACGCATTATGTCTTTGGAAGGCCATATTTGCTTCGTGTCCGTGAGACGAATGATGAGCATCGGTATCGGGCAGTCAGGATTCACGGAAAGTCATATCTCGAACTCTTCGTCAGGTCTGACGATGGTGTTGAAGAGAAAGCGGATCTCCTAAAGGAATGGTATCGAGCCGAATTGAAGAAGGAGCTTGCAGTATTGATATCAAAATGGGAGAGGATCATTGGGGTCAATGCTCGATCCTATCGCGTCGTTAGTATGAAGACAAAATGGGGATCATGCAATCCTGATTTGAAGAGCATAAATATCAATCTTGAACTCGCGAAGAAGCCAGTCGGCTGCATTGAGTACGTCCTCGCTCACGAACTTCTACACCTGATCGAGCGCAAACACAATGACGCATTTCGACAATATTTGGATAAGCGCCTGCCGAAGTGGAAGTCAATCCGGGCAGAGTTGAACGCGCTGCCTGTTGCAACATAA
- a CDS encoding HsdR family type I site-specific deoxyribonuclease has product MRNERVTQDRVVDLLRSQLGYSYLGNLEDRDNSNIRQADLETFLRKNGEYSDVTIGKALYELQKSATINPNEDLYPVNKAVYSLLRYGIAVKESVGEFDQTVRLIDWNNPEQNEFSFAEEVTVAGVNTKRPDIVIYVNGIALGVLELKRASVLVSEGIRQNLDNQEHRFIKPFFTTIQVVLAGNDAQGLYYGTTKTSEKYFLKWKEDGYSYDPDRSLLDQQLLQFCDKRRLLEIIHDFVVFDAGIKKLCRPNQYFGVKKAQESVAKRQGGIIWHTQGSGKSLTMVWFAKWIREHHRDARLLIITDRTELDDQIEKVFSGVDEKIYRTKSGQDLINRLNDTTPWLICSLIHKFGRNDELDIDEYVEQLHKPKDFAPKGNLFVFIDECHRTQSGALHEAMKDLLPDALFIGFTGTPLLKADKRKSIEIFGKYIHTYKFDEAVQDGVVLDLLYEARDVDQHANDQKGIDEWFEVVTKGMNDLPKAELKQKWGTMQKILSTKERLQKIAFDIIKDFKIKPRLRNGRGNAMLVSGSIFEACRYFEIFQNFGFKNCAIVTSYEPTTTSIKGETTGEGDTEKIEQYEIYQRMLNGKDRETFERDVKKQFIDEPANMQLLIVVDKLLTGFDAPSCTYLYIDKQMRDHGLFQAICRVNRTENEDKEFGYIVDYKDLFENVHGAIDDYTSDAFDKFEEEDVKGLLLNRLLVAKERMEDSLEVLHQLCAPVEPPKQIEQYIRYFCGNPDDKQALKDTEETRLTFYKAVVSAIRAYNNIAPEMSDAGFSDAEAARIKHQVDEYAELRNAIKAASGDYIDLKKYEPEMRQLLDMYLSADPSRTLSDFGDATLLQLIVEKGIKSASEKLPKVIRQSKEAVAETLEANMRKVITQEMPINPVYYEKMSTLLEELIRRRKESALEYEQFLKEIEAIARDLNPGKGNHNYPKDIDTAAKMSLYDNLDKQSALVLALDAEILQTKKDDWIGNTLKEREVKGVIRRYVNDEAKADAIFEIIKSQREYM; this is encoded by the coding sequence ATGCGCAACGAACGCGTTACACAGGATCGAGTCGTAGACCTGCTAAGATCGCAGCTTGGATATTCCTATCTTGGCAATCTCGAAGATCGAGATAACTCAAATATCCGGCAGGCTGATCTGGAGACTTTTCTTCGCAAGAATGGTGAATACTCCGATGTGACCATCGGAAAAGCACTCTATGAGCTTCAGAAGAGCGCCACGATCAATCCCAACGAAGATCTTTACCCGGTCAACAAGGCGGTCTACTCGTTACTTCGATACGGTATCGCGGTCAAGGAATCTGTCGGCGAATTCGATCAGACCGTGCGATTGATCGACTGGAATAATCCGGAGCAGAATGAATTCTCATTCGCCGAAGAAGTTACGGTAGCTGGCGTAAATACCAAACGCCCGGACATCGTCATATACGTCAATGGCATCGCTCTCGGTGTTCTGGAGTTGAAACGAGCAAGTGTGTTGGTCAGCGAAGGCATCAGACAGAACCTCGACAATCAAGAACACCGATTCATCAAGCCGTTTTTCACGACAATTCAGGTAGTTCTTGCTGGGAATGATGCTCAAGGCTTATACTACGGAACGACAAAGACATCCGAAAAGTACTTTCTCAAATGGAAGGAAGACGGCTATTCATATGATCCAGATCGAAGCCTGCTCGACCAGCAATTGTTACAGTTCTGTGACAAGCGCCGATTATTGGAGATCATTCATGACTTCGTGGTCTTCGATGCTGGCATTAAGAAGCTATGCCGACCAAATCAGTACTTCGGGGTAAAGAAAGCTCAGGAATCGGTCGCTAAACGTCAAGGTGGCATCATATGGCATACACAAGGCTCCGGCAAGAGCTTAACGATGGTTTGGTTTGCGAAATGGATTCGAGAGCATCATAGGGATGCACGACTGTTGATCATAACAGATAGGACAGAACTTGATGACCAAATTGAGAAGGTGTTCAGCGGCGTAGACGAGAAGATCTATCGGACAAAGAGCGGTCAGGATCTGATAAATCGTCTGAACGATACAACACCGTGGCTAATCTGTAGTCTTATTCATAAGTTCGGACGCAACGACGAGTTGGACATTGATGAATATGTGGAGCAGCTGCACAAACCGAAGGATTTTGCTCCGAAAGGCAACCTGTTCGTCTTCATTGATGAATGTCATCGAACACAGAGCGGAGCGCTCCATGAAGCGATGAAGGATCTCTTGCCGGATGCACTGTTCATCGGTTTTACCGGGACACCGCTTTTGAAGGCAGATAAGCGGAAGAGCATCGAGATCTTTGGGAAGTACATCCATACCTATAAGTTTGATGAAGCTGTTCAAGATGGTGTAGTGCTCGATCTTCTTTACGAAGCCAGAGATGTGGATCAGCATGCGAACGATCAGAAAGGCATCGACGAATGGTTCGAGGTCGTGACCAAAGGCATGAACGATCTTCCAAAGGCCGAACTCAAACAGAAATGGGGAACGATGCAGAAGATCCTCAGCACGAAGGAACGCCTGCAGAAGATCGCTTTCGACATTATCAAGGACTTCAAAATAAAGCCACGGCTGCGCAATGGTCGTGGCAATGCTATGCTGGTCAGCGGAAGCATCTTCGAAGCCTGCAGATACTTTGAGATCTTCCAGAACTTCGGCTTTAAGAATTGTGCAATTGTGACATCGTACGAGCCGACAACGACAAGCATCAAAGGTGAAACGACAGGTGAAGGTGACACAGAGAAGATCGAACAGTATGAGATCTACCAGCGGATGCTCAACGGCAAAGATCGAGAAACCTTTGAAAGAGACGTAAAGAAGCAGTTCATAGATGAACCAGCAAATATGCAATTGCTGATCGTCGTGGATAAGCTATTGACCGGATTCGATGCGCCATCTTGTACGTATCTGTACATTGATAAACAAATGCGCGATCATGGCCTGTTTCAAGCAATTTGCCGGGTTAATCGGACGGAGAACGAAGATAAGGAATTTGGGTATATCGTCGATTACAAGGATCTCTTTGAGAACGTACACGGCGCGATTGATGACTACACATCCGATGCATTTGACAAATTCGAAGAAGAGGATGTCAAAGGACTGCTGCTAAACCGACTGCTGGTTGCAAAGGAACGGATGGAGGACAGTCTCGAAGTGCTTCATCAGTTATGTGCTCCTGTAGAACCACCGAAGCAAATTGAACAATATATCCGATACTTCTGCGGCAATCCGGACGACAAGCAAGCGCTCAAGGACACGGAAGAAACTCGGCTTACCTTTTATAAAGCTGTCGTAAGTGCGATTCGAGCCTACAACAATATTGCTCCTGAGATGTCTGATGCCGGATTCTCCGATGCTGAAGCTGCAAGAATCAAGCATCAGGTAGATGAATATGCCGAGTTAAGAAATGCAATCAAAGCTGCCAGCGGCGATTACATCGACCTGAAAAAGTACGAACCGGAAATGCGGCAGTTGTTGGATATGTATTTGAGCGCTGATCCCAGCAGAACGCTGTCGGACTTCGGTGATGCTACACTGCTCCAATTGATCGTCGAGAAAGGAATAAAGTCAGCGAGTGAAAAGCTCCCAAAAGTGATCAGGCAAAGCAAGGAAGCTGTTGCCGAAACACTGGAAGCGAATATGCGCAAGGTGATCACGCAGGAAATGCCGATCAATCCGGTCTACTACGAAAAGATGAGCACCTTGCTCGAAGAATTGATCCGTAGAAGGAAGGAATCGGCACTTGAGTATGAGCAGTTCCTAAAGGAGATCGAAGCGATTGCCAGAGATCTCAATCCGGGGAAGGGCAACCACAACTATCCAAAAGATATTGATACTGCTGCCAAGATGTCGTTATATGATAATTTGGACAAACAGTCTGCACTCGTACTTGCGCTGGATGCCGAAATTCTGCAGACGAAGAAGGATGATTGGATAGGCAATACGTTAAAGGAAAGAGAAGTCAAAGGTGTCATCCGCAGATATGTTAATGATGAAGCAAAAGCAGATGCCATATTTGAAATCATCAAGAGTCAGCGGGAGTATATGTAA
- a CDS encoding restriction endonuclease subunit S, which yields MGVDNLRRNGKNEQGYPNWRVETLNELTVKIGSGITPRGGSRVYKPYGRVFLRSQNVDWGKLLLDGVAFIDDKTHHTFDSTELHVGDVLLNITGASIGRAAVATSLVVGGNVNQHVCIIRVDPKRLDPGYLCYVLLSQNGQRQIESFQAGGNRQGLNFGQIGSISLPVPEVTEQTAIATALTDIDDLIQNLEQLIEKKKQIKQGAMQDLLTGKRRLPGFKEPWVKCTIGDIGSFLKGSGIRRDEVRDSGLGCIRYGEIYTTHNEYVKRFESFIGRNAASQSTALRQGDLLFAGSGETAAEIGKCVAIVSDEEAYAGGDIVILRPGTDVDSLFLGFQLNCFPVVRQKARMGQGDAVVHISARHLREICIILPPTKIEQTAIADSLKKMDEDLTAHQLLLSKYIALKQAMMQVLLTGQIRLI from the coding sequence ATGGGAGTAGACAATCTGCGTCGAAATGGAAAAAATGAACAGGGTTATCCGAATTGGAGAGTAGAAACCCTGAACGAGTTAACCGTCAAGATTGGTAGTGGCATCACTCCGCGTGGAGGATCAAGAGTATATAAGCCCTATGGGCGTGTATTTCTCCGCTCTCAGAACGTTGATTGGGGAAAGCTCTTGCTTGATGGAGTGGCTTTCATTGACGATAAGACGCACCATACCTTCGATTCGACAGAGTTGCATGTGGGTGACGTGCTGCTAAATATTACGGGAGCCTCCATCGGACGAGCGGCCGTTGCAACGTCATTAGTAGTTGGTGGAAATGTGAATCAACATGTTTGTATTATTCGAGTTGATCCCAAGCGTCTCGACCCCGGTTATTTGTGTTACGTCCTGCTTTCCCAGAATGGGCAGAGACAGATCGAAAGTTTTCAAGCTGGTGGCAATCGACAAGGACTAAATTTCGGGCAAATTGGCTCAATAAGTCTACCAGTGCCTGAAGTGACTGAACAAACTGCCATTGCCACCGCACTTACGGATATTGATGACCTGATCCAGAATCTTGAACAACTGATCGAAAAAAAGAAGCAGATCAAACAGGGAGCGATGCAGGATTTGCTGACGGGGAAGAGAAGATTGCCGGGGTTCAAAGAGCCGTGGGTGAAATGTACAATTGGAGATATTGGGTCATTTCTGAAGGGGAGCGGCATTAGAAGGGATGAAGTCCGCGATAGTGGTTTGGGATGCATCAGATATGGTGAGATCTATACGACGCACAATGAGTATGTAAAGAGGTTCGAATCATTCATCGGTCGAAATGCTGCCTCCCAAAGTACGGCTCTTCGTCAAGGAGACCTGCTATTTGCTGGATCGGGTGAGACAGCCGCTGAAATCGGGAAATGTGTCGCAATCGTTTCTGATGAGGAAGCATATGCCGGAGGAGACATTGTTATTCTTAGACCGGGCACAGATGTGGATTCATTGTTCCTCGGTTTCCAACTCAACTGCTTTCCAGTCGTACGACAGAAAGCGAGGATGGGACAAGGTGATGCAGTAGTACACATAAGTGCAAGGCATCTCAGGGAGATCTGCATTATCTTGCCTCCAACGAAAATAGAGCAAACAGCAATTGCCGATTCTCTTAAGAAAATGGACGAGGACTTGACAGCGCACCAATTACTTCTCTCCAAATACATCGCACTTAAACAGGCAATGATGCAAGTTCTCCTTACAGGACAGATCCGCTTAATTTGA
- a CDS encoding type I restriction-modification system subunit M → MAIKKSELYSSLWASCDALRGGMDASQYKDYVLVMLFLKYVSDKAGSKDTLIEVPKGCSFSDIAALKGHKEIGEKINTSIGAIAKANDLQGFIDVVSFNDDEKLGSGKEKIDRLSELVAIFEKPELDFRSNRAEGDDILGDAYEYLMRHFATESGKSKGQFYTPAEVSRIIAKVIGINRATSGTQTIYDPTCGSGSLLLRAAAESEKKLSLYGQEKEGATAALAKMNMILHNNDTALIAKGQSTLSNPQFEDNRGNLKTFDFVVANPPFSLKNWTQGFNPAEDIHERFTGFGIPPDKNGDYAFFLHIVRSLNQNGKGAVILPHGVLFRGNTEGEIRKNVIKRGLIKGIIGLPSNLFYGTGIPACIIVLDKEDAEKREGIFMIDASKGFVKDGNKNRLREQDIHKTVDVFNKQIEIPKYSRFVKNEEIADPKNDYNLNIPRYIDSQEPEDIQDIEAHLLGDIPVSDIDALSNYWSAYPSLRKHLFGKSTRAGYVVSKIQKDKIKETIFTHPDFVAFTSEMDQLFAKWRKTNTKYLKQLSKGCKPKEVIAEIAEDLLQTYTDKPLLDRYDIYQYLLDYWKETMQDDCYLIAGDGWKAEPRRITERNKKGAEVDKGWTCDLVPPSLIVEQHFANERDAMAKMEAAEDAIKAQLTELEEDNSGEDGWFADFEKVNKGSVSKRLKEIGKDRSSKEEIEILTLYLKLTTEQTALGIAIKEASEELSRQAFLQYRKLTADDIKTLVVDHKWMTAMESSIKSEMERVSQRLTNRIRELVERYETPLPQLNESVAVLEEKVNAHLRRMGFKWE, encoded by the coding sequence ATGGCAATCAAGAAGTCTGAATTATACAGTTCTCTCTGGGCGAGTTGTGATGCATTACGCGGCGGGATGGATGCCAGCCAGTATAAGGATTACGTACTGGTGATGCTTTTTCTGAAGTATGTATCTGATAAAGCTGGTTCAAAGGATACGTTGATCGAAGTTCCGAAGGGATGCAGCTTCAGCGACATCGCCGCGCTAAAAGGACACAAAGAGATCGGAGAAAAGATCAACACTTCCATTGGTGCAATCGCGAAAGCAAACGATCTTCAGGGATTCATTGATGTCGTCAGTTTCAACGACGACGAAAAACTTGGTTCAGGCAAGGAAAAGATTGATCGGTTAAGCGAACTCGTCGCCATCTTCGAAAAACCAGAACTTGACTTTCGCAGCAATAGGGCGGAAGGCGATGATATTCTCGGTGACGCATACGAATACTTGATGCGTCATTTTGCAACCGAATCTGGAAAGAGCAAAGGTCAGTTCTATACGCCAGCCGAGGTCAGTCGGATCATCGCAAAGGTTATCGGCATCAATCGAGCTACGAGCGGTACGCAAACCATTTATGACCCTACTTGCGGATCTGGATCATTGCTTCTCCGGGCCGCTGCCGAAAGCGAGAAAAAGCTATCGCTTTATGGTCAGGAGAAGGAAGGTGCAACGGCAGCGCTTGCAAAAATGAACATGATCCTGCACAACAATGACACGGCATTGATTGCCAAAGGTCAAAGTACTCTGTCCAATCCGCAATTTGAAGACAACCGTGGCAATCTGAAGACATTCGACTTCGTGGTTGCAAATCCACCTTTCTCGCTAAAGAATTGGACACAAGGATTTAATCCTGCTGAAGACATACACGAGCGCTTCACCGGGTTTGGCATTCCGCCGGATAAGAATGGAGATTATGCGTTTTTCCTTCACATCGTTAGATCTCTGAACCAGAACGGGAAAGGAGCAGTCATTCTTCCGCATGGTGTACTTTTCCGAGGCAATACCGAAGGAGAGATCAGAAAGAATGTCATCAAACGCGGCTTGATAAAAGGCATTATCGGACTTCCCTCCAATCTATTCTACGGCACTGGCATCCCGGCCTGCATCATCGTTCTCGACAAGGAAGATGCAGAGAAGCGGGAAGGCATCTTCATGATTGATGCAAGTAAAGGCTTTGTCAAAGACGGCAACAAGAATCGACTCCGTGAGCAAGACATTCACAAGACCGTCGATGTCTTCAATAAGCAGATCGAGATTCCTAAGTACAGCCGCTTTGTAAAGAATGAGGAAATTGCAGATCCAAAGAACGACTATAATCTGAACATTCCACGATACATTGACAGTCAAGAACCGGAAGACATTCAGGACATCGAAGCCCATTTGCTCGGTGACATTCCTGTTTCGGACATTGATGCTCTCAGCAATTATTGGAGTGCGTATCCGAGCTTGCGCAAGCATCTGTTCGGCAAAAGTACAAGAGCCGGGTATGTAGTGTCAAAGATCCAGAAGGACAAGATCAAGGAGACGATATTCACGCATCCGGATTTCGTCGCATTCACTTCGGAGATGGATCAGCTATTTGCGAAGTGGCGGAAGACAAATACTAAGTATCTCAAACAGCTATCGAAAGGCTGCAAACCAAAAGAAGTAATCGCCGAGATTGCTGAAGATCTGCTCCAAACTTACACGGACAAGCCTTTGCTCGACCGTTATGATATATACCAATATCTTTTGGATTATTGGAAAGAGACGATGCAGGACGATTGCTATCTCATTGCTGGGGACGGTTGGAAGGCAGAACCGCGTAGGATCACCGAAAGAAACAAGAAGGGAGCAGAAGTTGATAAAGGCTGGACGTGCGATCTCGTACCACCAAGTCTTATCGTCGAGCAGCATTTTGCGAACGAGCGGGATGCAATGGCGAAGATGGAAGCAGCCGAAGATGCCATTAAAGCCCAGTTGACGGAGTTAGAAGAAGATAATAGTGGTGAAGACGGATGGTTCGCCGATTTTGAGAAAGTAAACAAGGGATCGGTATCGAAGCGATTGAAGGAAATTGGCAAGGATCGGAGTTCGAAAGAAGAGATTGAGATTCTTACCCTTTATCTCAAACTCACTACAGAGCAGACAGCTTTAGGTATTGCCATAAAGGAAGCTTCAGAAGAACTGAGCAGGCAGGCATTTCTACAGTACCGCAAACTGACTGCTGACGATATTAAGACGCTGGTAGTCGATCACAAATGGATGACTGCAATGGAGTCATCAATTAAGTCGGAAATGGAGCGTGTCAGTCAGCGCCTGACTAATCGAATCAGAGAACTTGTCGAGCGATATGAAACGCCTTTGCCCCAATTGAACGAGAGTGTAGCCGTGCTTGAAGAAAAGGTAAATGCACATCTTAGAAGGATGGGGTTCAAATGGGAGTAG
- a CDS encoding restriction endonuclease → MALPDFQAVMSPVLDQLSDGREYSFREIRDLVAAKLNISSDDRAILLPSGKQFVFDNRIGWAITFLKKAGLVNRPRRSVVVITPRGKNILETHKDQINVKFLRQFPEFVEFETAKKGEPNHAILSDETETLRTPVEQLESAYQAINDSLAQELLSRVLSITPEAFEHLVVELVVAMGYGGSIGDAGRAIGKTNDEGIDGIIKEDKLGLDAIYIQAKRWKPESTVGRPEIQRFVGALAGQGAKKGIFITTSRFADTAVEYAPRNDTKIVLIDGKQLAQLMIEYNVGVVPQQKYELKKIDGDYFGEE, encoded by the coding sequence ATGGCTCTACCAGATTTCCAAGCAGTAATGTCGCCAGTTCTTGATCAACTATCCGATGGAAGAGAATACTCTTTCCGGGAGATTCGGGATTTGGTCGCTGCAAAACTGAACATATCAAGCGATGACCGAGCCATCCTTCTTCCCAGTGGGAAGCAATTTGTTTTTGATAACCGAATAGGATGGGCGATAACCTTTCTCAAGAAAGCTGGACTTGTTAATCGGCCACGTCGGTCAGTTGTCGTCATTACGCCGCGTGGAAAGAACATTTTGGAAACGCACAAAGACCAAATCAATGTCAAGTTCTTGCGACAATTCCCAGAGTTCGTCGAGTTCGAAACTGCCAAGAAAGGCGAACCGAATCACGCAATCCTTTCGGACGAGACTGAAACTCTAAGAACGCCCGTAGAGCAGCTTGAATCGGCATATCAAGCAATAAATGACTCTCTGGCTCAAGAACTTTTAAGTCGAGTTCTGTCTATAACTCCGGAAGCCTTTGAGCATTTGGTCGTCGAACTGGTCGTTGCAATGGGCTACGGTGGTTCTATTGGTGATGCAGGAAGAGCAATCGGCAAGACAAATGATGAAGGCATTGACGGAATCATTAAAGAAGACAAATTGGGCTTGGATGCCATATACATTCAGGCAAAACGGTGGAAACCGGAATCTACCGTAGGTCGTCCTGAAATTCAACGATTTGTAGGAGCATTGGCTGGTCAAGGAGCAAAGAAAGGCATATTCATTACGACAAGCCGTTTTGCAGATACTGCGGTCGAATATGCGCCGCGGAATGATACTAAGATCGTTCTTATTGATGGCAAGCAACTCGCTCAATTGATGATCGAGTACAATGTCGGCGTTGTTCCTCAGCAGAAGTACGAGCTTAAGAAGATCGACGGTGACTATTTTGGGGAAGAGTGA
- a CDS encoding phospholipase D family protein codes for MKIITLYERNWKPFFQEELRKTKHLKIISPFIGAGILSEVGATCDYSKIELITRFSLKDFATGVSNLDALKEATVQGAKIFGVQGLHSKVYLFDDRAAIVTSANLTENGLSNNFECGIYTSDPSTIHDLLLYFRYLQSIAGMPLSVLRCAEWQSELDAKPPIVAQPPTDFHDYGANVSNIRTTTSYYLKFFGDARDRVDDTFTIEEEVDRALCHYACGFSRSKRPLQINEGDVIFLGRLTRKPHDVAIFGKAIAIEFNDDRDWATLRERQEREWKRKWEAYLRFRNPVFQKGTMADCYRLSDLMKDLDYRSFVTTSERFDAGERNIAVHMSFRQQPYVRLTHQAATVVERQLQQRIGKHGRISQQFIDGLPKSDIDPESWVSGRSPTVARSGEFLPTIY; via the coding sequence ATGAAGATAATCACACTATACGAGAGAAATTGGAAGCCATTCTTCCAAGAAGAACTACGGAAGACCAAGCATCTCAAGATCATTTCTCCATTTATCGGCGCTGGTATTCTCAGCGAAGTAGGTGCGACTTGCGACTACTCGAAGATTGAGCTAATTACCCGATTTAGTTTGAAGGACTTTGCAACGGGGGTATCAAATTTGGATGCGCTAAAGGAAGCGACAGTTCAAGGGGCAAAAATTTTCGGTGTACAAGGGCTTCACAGTAAAGTGTATCTGTTCGATGATAGAGCAGCAATCGTGACATCCGCTAATCTGACCGAAAACGGACTCTCGAACAACTTTGAATGCGGTATCTATACGTCTGATCCAAGTACAATTCATGACTTGCTCCTCTACTTCCGATACTTGCAGTCTATTGCTGGCATGCCGCTTAGCGTTCTTCGGTGCGCAGAATGGCAATCAGAATTGGACGCGAAGCCACCGATTGTTGCACAACCACCGACCGACTTTCACGATTATGGTGCGAACGTGTCTAACATTCGTACTACAACTTCATACTACTTGAAATTCTTTGGTGATGCACGTGATCGTGTAGACGATACATTCACAATCGAGGAGGAGGTGGACAGAGCACTCTGTCATTATGCATGTGGCTTTTCACGGTCGAAAAGACCGTTGCAGATTAATGAGGGTGACGTAATTTTTCTTGGACGGCTGACGCGTAAACCGCACGATGTAGCTATTTTCGGAAAAGCAATAGCCATTGAGTTCAATGATGACCGTGATTGGGCTACCCTGAGAGAAAGGCAAGAGCGTGAGTGGAAGCGCAAATGGGAAGCTTACCTGCGTTTTAGGAACCCTGTTTTCCAAAAAGGGACAATGGCAGATTGTTACAGACTATCGGATCTGATGAAAGACTTGGACTACAGGAGTTTCGTAACAACAAGCGAAAGATTCGATGCTGGCGAAAGGAATATTGCGGTTCACATGTCTTTCCGTCAGCAGCCATACGTACGGCTTACCCATCAAGCAGCAACAGTTGTGGAGCGGCAACTACAACAGCGGATTGGTAAGCATGGCAGGATAAGTCAACAATTCATTGATGGCCTGCCCAAGAGCGATATTGACCCAGAATCATGGGTGTCAGGGAGAAGTCCAACCGTTGCCCGGTCGGGAGAATTCTTGCCGACTATCTACTAA